The Carassius auratus strain Wakin chromosome 21, ASM336829v1, whole genome shotgun sequence sequence ttgtacaaacatttttttttttctgggatttagcaatcctgtgaatcactaaactaatatttagttgtatgaccacagttttttaaaactgcttgacatctgtgtggcatggagtcaaccaacttgtggcacctctcagctgttattccactccatgattctttaacaacattccacaattcattcacatttcttggtttttcttcagaaacagcatttttgatatcaccccacaagttctcaattggattaaggtctggagattgggctggccactccataacattaattttgttggtttggaaccaagactttgcccgtttactagtgtgttttgggtcattgtcttgttgaaacaaccatttcaagggcatgtcctcttcagcatagggcaacatgacctcttcaagtattttaacatatgcaaactgatccatgatccctggtatgcgataaataggcccaacaccatagtaggagaaacatgcccatatcatgatgcttgcacctccatgcttcactgtcttcactgtgtactgtggcttgaattcagagtttgggggtcgtctcacaaactgcctgtggcccttggacccaaaaagaacaattttactctcatcagtccacaaaatgttcctccatttctctttaggccagttgatgtgttctttggtaaattgtaacctcttctgcatatgccttttttttaacagagggactttgcgggggattcttgaaaatagattagcttcacacagacgtcttctaactgtcacagtacttacaggtaactccagactgtctttgatcatcctggaggtgatcattggctgagcctttgccattctggttattcttctatccattttgatggttgtcttccgttttcttccacgtctctctggttttgctctccattttaaggcattggagatcattttagctgaacagcctatcattttttgcacctctttataggttttcccctctctaatcaactttttaatcaaagtacgctgttcttctgaacaatgtcttgaacgacccattttcctcagctttcaaatgcatgttcaacaagtgttggcttcatccttaaataggggccacctgatttacacctgtttcttcacaaaattgatgacctcagtgattgaatgccacactgctatttttttgaacacatccctttcaactaattcaactaattgcccaattgcacagccttaagagcgtgcatatcatgaatgctgggtctcatttgttttctgagaatctactgaacctactggtaacttgtttgccacgtagcaataaaaaaatatacgaaaaaccttgattattctggttagtcacattgtactgctattattttgaacaatactgtacttataatatttgttttgattCTATGCTAACTGTAGTATGATTGTATGTGTTGCtatgtcaataaaataaataaaaggtagacaataaaagttaaatgataaataataataatgacagttGCAAAGTCTACATAAcaataatgactttttattttattttcagagcCATTTTTTTAAGATGATGAAAAGAGCTTTTAATGAGCTTAAACGTTTAAAGTGGCAGATGACATAACTGTTAATTGTCTCATGGTCTGGAGACAACTATAGTTCTTATCAACACACCTACCTGACACACATTCTCCTTCAGTAAAGTGCTGCCCCCTTTCTCCACTGAGAGCCTTTTATCAGAGACTCCTTCATCGGATTGtgaattttcttctttttccgAACACAATCCACAACTAGATTCAACCATCTGAATTAAATGGCACATGTTCAGGTTAGTTAAATAAGAGAACATTTAGGAAGGTTgatttaattattagtattattattattattattatttgtactgtgacactgaatactgcatttcaaactttttttaattacacaCATAATGCTGCACATGACTGACATGTAAACAGATCATGTGAGAAGCTACGGTAGTTACAGTGGCCAGATTATAATGCACACCTTTCTAATATTTCTGGCCAAAGATGATGTTATTATGGTATCCACCTGTTGACCATGTCTGTGTGCTCTTGCTGCTGTATGATTTGCTGATTACAAATTTGTATTATGAAGTAGCTGTTTATGTATAACTAATAAAGTGGCCactaagaaacatttattaaataagacatttattaacattaaaataagacTAACTCATTTTACTGACCTCTGGTTCTGAGCATTTGAGATCATCTGAACCATCTTTGGCTGATTCTGGGTTAACTGCATTAGCCATTGCAAGAGCAACTTCTGTCTCCATCTCGGTGCTTTCTAGGATTGGGGCAGTTGGTGTGTCGACTGACTCAAAAGACAACTTGTTCTTACTTTTTGATGATTGTTGTCCCATCCCTTTAGTTACAACACACATTAATTCAAAAGACAATCAAGGTACCAaataaaattgctgaaattacTTTTAACAAAAGTTTTCCTTGGCAGCCTGTCTAAAATATCCATGCTTTAGATTCAAGACATCTTCTTATTTCAAAAATCTTATTTTAGATTCAGGCTTCTTCAAATTCCCGACATCAATGGAAGAAAAACTCGTAATTTGACATAACTGAATTTTAGAAAATTATCTTCTAATATAACTTCCACTACTGAACTGATTTTAACCTGAATTAACCTGCTATTAAGTTTATCAGTGTCGTTTAACATAACTGACAACAATTTCAACTTTCAACAGGGTCCTGGACCTGTTTTTGATTGTCAGCTATGCcccaaaataataatgataactttatgatttaaataaaataacaaaccgTCTTGAAAGCTTTTAATTATCATACCTGAATTTACAGATTGTCCAGATGAGCAAATCTTTTGAGACTTTACCTGTGAATGATAATGCTATTAGTCCAATTTTCCATTCATTAGACTAAGATGTAACAcattagggaccaattctcactattaactagttgcttattagcatgcatattactagcatattggctgttcaATAATACTTACAAACTCATTAATGCATTACCATATTTAAAATCCCTTAATCTAACCCCATACCTTAActaaacaactaccttactaactatgaATAAGCAGCAGTTAGGAGTTACTGAGGCAAAAGTAGTACTTAATAGTTGGCTAAAACTACAATTAGActacaattgcaagaaaaaatatTCTTTATGTAGTTATCTATCAAAGTAAACTTTCTAAAATAGTTATGGTTTAAACAAGTACCTTTCTTTTTGGCACAAGAATTGGTTCAGATTCTATGGAACTTTCTAGAATCTTCTTGGTGGGTTTCCGTTGTCTCTTTGTGCTTAGACACACACCATTACctatataaatgatgaaaatattatttaatttgactgTTATTTGTGTTCTGATAAAAAGTTCTGAATATGCTTAGccctaaaaacaaaataaaaagcaataaagAGTGGTTCTAGCTTACTATAGGTCTACATATGGTCAGTGCAAAAACAACAtggctgaaatgtaaaaaaaaaaaaataataataatttcaaactatttTCCAAACATTTGTGACTTCATAATTATGTAAAATTTCAGAAAGAGCTACTCACCAGTGGCTATAGCATTTTGTTTTTGAAGCTCCTCCTTATGACAAATTTCAGCATGTGGTGATGGGATTGTTTCTGGAGGTGGAGTAAGAGTGTCTACAGACAACACCTGCCTCTCTTGACATGGATTTATTGAAGGAGTGCTCCGGTCTTCTGGAGGAGGAGTCTGTAATTCTGGCAGGGGCCTTGACTCACCTTGTTCTGTCACCTGAGGTTTCTGTACACTTTCACCAGATGTTTTCTCCACTGTGCCAgtgcagttattgttttcaaccTATTCATAAGTTTAAAAAGTTCCCAGAATTAGAAGTAAATTACAGAATACAAGAAAACTTCCACATCCAACTTGATTAGCTAGCATGAATTGAGCTACCTTCGTAAAGGACTCTTTCTTTTTCGCTTTCTTTTTAGTGGAAAACAACTGATCATATTCCTCTGTCCATTCTATGAGTCTTTTGCTGGGTTTTCTAATACGTTTGCATTctgtgaaaaacataaaaaaatgtgagCCCAAATTAAAATTCCACAACCACATATTATCCTTAAATGATGTTAGCATGGATTAGATTGAAATTTTACCTGTTGGGATGTCATTTTTTTGACAGTTGCCTTGAGTATTTTCAGATGCATTGATTATAGTTTCCTTCCCAGGCACAAAGGGACAATACTTATTTGTATCACCCACCAAAACGTCACAATTTTCTGAGGTTAATTGTTCTGTTTCTTGAATACAAGTACATTCAACTACATTTAATGCTTTATCACTGACTTGGTCAAACTTTTGCCAACGCTTTTTAGGCACATTAGCCGAGAACTTAGTTTCTGGTTCTTCTGAGGACGGTTGGTGCTCAGATACCAGTTCTTCAAATGTATCTCTTGAGTGGATATTTGCTGTGATCTcagagtttttcttttttgaacaAATTTTTTTGCTAGGTCTTTGAGTGTTTTTTGACACAGTAGAGGTCAGCTGAATTCCTGATGTCATATTTGTCCTTGACTTTGGTTTCTTCTTCTGTTTTGATGCAGTTTTGCCCGGCTGACATTTTTGTTGATTGATTGTGTTTATTGTGTTCATCTCATCTTTTACGTCTAGAATCAGTGATGGCTCCTCTTTAATAAGTTCATTTATAGGCAACGGTTCTATTACCAATGTAGTTCCATCTTTTTCCCGGCTATCGTGCATATCCTTGAGCATCATTAGGAATGTGCTAAACTTATAGTTTGCATCAGGATGAAATGACAAAGGCTGGCCACTCTGTTCATTTGTTAGTGATTTGAAAGTTAtttctttcatgttttccacaTCTTCCATCTTTAAGCGCAAAGATTGAGTAGAACTAGAAGACGAATCGGAAGCATGCCTCTCTTGTTTGCATTTGGATGAATGAAAGGCAACAGGTGCTTGAGATATCAAAGAAGCTTCATCTTCAGATTTGACCACATTTGCATCATCCTTACAACTCAGAAGATCTGATGATAACTGCGTGCGCATGTTACTTTTTGAGTCCTCTTTCAGATCGCATCTTGCTGTAGTTGGCATCTTCTGTGAAGGGACATGGTTGTCTACATCTGTTGTTTCAGGCATAACATCCGAAAAAGATACACAATTCTCTGTTTCGACATTTGATGCTGACTCTTGGTTTACCAGTTGTTTCTTCATCCACTCTGCCTCCTCCATCGCTTTCAGTGCTCTTGTCATCAGGCGACTACTTGCTGGAAGGCACTTCACTCTCCTATCAAGAGCTTTCCTGGCTTCTGTAGATAGATGTTCAATTCCGGTGGTGTGATTGTCTTTGGGTTTCATGCTTGCGGAATCTGGCATCTTAATTTTACAAGATACCTTCCCAAAAGAACAGTTCACAGATTTAATGCCAGCACGACTAAGTCCCCCATTGACCTGACCTTTCCCTGTTTTGCTAAACCAAAGGCCACCCTGGTTCTCCACATTCTTCTTTACCTCTTTGTCATTTGCAATGGTTAGTTGACTTGAGGTTGAGTTTGACTGATTATTAACAGCGCAGTACTTCGAAATTTGCTCAGTGCTTTTGGGACATCTTCGGATCTGTGGTACAGAATCAATGTCAGAGTAGGGACTGTCCAAAGCTTCCATAATCTTATCCTTCTCATAAAGAAATTcctctgatttttttaaatgtgttgaagactttctctgtttctttttgtttttagacCCTTGATTGTGTGGTAAGGTGTTCAGATGGTCTTTTTGTGTAACTGTTCCATTGGTCAGAGGACTAAAGTTGGGTAATTCCACTGGCACGGACaatttgttttctgtgttgtttgtAGTTCCTTCAGGGATTGTTTTGGTGAGGTCTGAGCAGGGAGTGGTGGCCCTTGGCTTCTCCAGGAGAAGTGCTTCTGCTTCAAGCACACTAGCTCTCCAAGAGTTCACAAAACGCTTTGGTATCTGCAAAGTAACCCAAGAGTAACAATTTCACAAGGGTTTTAAAAAGGTGTCACAATATCCATTTAACTGAAAGGATGTTTCAGAAATTACAGAGTGTCTGGTGTTTTCATCTTGTTGCCGTCCACTTCCTCTCACAAAAGGGAGATTGTTAAACTGATATCCACCCACAAATATATGAGTAGATCGCTCAGGGACCCATGCCTGTTCTTCAGGTTCCCCGAATGTCTTGAGGAAATACTGCCGATTGGTCCTATCTGGTGGCTCTGGAATATAATCGCACAAAACAATGTTAGGAAGGACAATTAGATTTTTCTAGGTGGATTATTAGGAGGAAAACGCCATTGAAAAAGTTGTGAATATGGTTCATAACGTCAGGAATGGGTGTTCTGTGGTTTTATGTCTTCTGTGTTTGTGTACTTACCTTTAATTCTGTGATAAACTCCCTCAACTGGGTGAACAGTCACCTGACATGGCCACCATGGTCTACGGTTGAATTTAGCCCATATTACTTCGCCCTCCAAATATTTTACTGGTGGTAgagcctttgttttttttgtttttttcgtcTGCTGGTAGACATCATATATAAAtgagttttgtttactttattttcagtATCACctacaaaaactttaaaaaaaatatatgattcattcagaattttAGCATATGTATTTCTGCATATATACATATCTCTAAGTTTTTATATtagtaaatacttaaaaaataaacatttaaaaaagatatcTCTCTGGTCAAAGACCTGCCTATGCAAGAATACATATGTACGGTCagactgaaaatacaaaaataaaaccacacaaTTATTTCTAAATGGCATTTGATGCTAAATATATACTCCCCCaaagaataagaaatgttttgaaattgtcTAAGCTAATATAATGAAAATTGTATCAGTTTCTAAGATTTTACATGTTCCAAAAGAGGTAGTGTCACAGTTGATTGTAGTATGAGGAGATTTCTAAAATACTGGTAGTGGTTTGATGTCGGGGATTGTGGGACAGAACCAGAACTTGCCATTATAATCCCAGCAGACCTGCTCACAAGAGAAGAGAGCCCACTATCACTTGTAGACTTGTCTTTAAATACAGCTTCCTGCCCCAGAGATGTGTGAGCATTTGAAATTTTGTTTCTAGACTTGACATCCAATTTTGTCTTCAACTTTGAATTTGTTGTATGTTCTTTCGTTGAGCCACATGACACTCTCTCCAGTTGAGACTCCATCTCTGGATTCATAACTTCATCCTCGTCTTCATCTTCAAACAGTATTGACTCAAAGTGCAGTCCATTTGCAAATGGACTGGATGAGTCCAGACTAAAATCAGGGCTAGGTGGGGACGTGCAGCTGTCAGTCAAAGCTGCATCCATTTTGAGACGGATGTGTCAACAGCTCAATCTGGCTACCACGCCCCCATCTGAGTTCCTTGTCTGCACACTGTCCCATAAGACTTGTGGGTCCTTGGCAGAAAGAGGCAGGTCCTGATTCTAAAAAGTCAGATTTTTAAAGCTTCTCTATGGATGAGAAGTAAGTTTTGACTCTTAGACTTTAACCCATAGACAGATGAGACAGGAAAGTTGAGGGTTAAAGCCAAGTGTCTTTCTGCTGGCTGGTGATGTTTTCCATGTACTTTCTAGTGGATCAGGCACCTGTGGACAGGTACGGCAATGTGTTGCATTACTGAGAGTATGCACATGTGGGCGAATCATAATGGCACTGCTTCATTATCTGAAAAACAAATTTGTATATGCATATAAACATTCACCTTATCTGTGTTAAAACAAGTAATGCTTAacaattctaaaatgctgatAATAATACACACCACTCAAAGTTTTCATTCAGCTGACtgaaaaactctttaaaaacgcATTTAGATTTAAAAGGTTAAGATTAAATGCTGGAAATTAGATCAGCAGACAAATCTGTGTGTGCTTTTGTGAAATAGTAAGGTACAGCCAACAAGTGACCAGCTTTGTTGTTTACATGTTTATGtcttttaagtacatttaaatatatataattaatgtttatatattgacatattttcacatgtttattcattattatgCTGGAAGTGTTGGGCTAAGATCAAGACTTTGTATTGGCTGttgcaaaacattacatttcttcTACTTGAACCTTTCAGAGGTAGACAAGCTACAAAAGTAGTGTTTAGAGTGGTGGTCTTGTCCCAGGAACACTTCCTTATTTATCTTAAGAGAATTAATTTTTCTGGTATAAGGCAGAATTCATAGTTCCAACAATGATGGCAAATTGGGCAAAACAGCCCAAATTATTAAACTGCCACCACTGTGCTATAATGTCATAgttgtttaaaacaaaacaactctATTTTGGACTCTGTCCACAACATGTATTTCAATTAGTCTTCTGACTCATCCACATGATCTTTGTCAGGTAGCATTTTCTCTCTCGTTGAAGCAAAAGCATCCACCTTGCTAAACTTCATGTCTACCTAATGGTGGACTCGCAAACCTTAGCCAATGTCATGAAGATCTTTAGATGTTACCTTGAGGTTCTTTGTGACCTCCTTGAAAATGATGTCCTGCTTCTGGAGAGACTTTTGCAGTCGACCAATTCTTTGCAGAGTAAGAGTGTCTATTTGTATTCTGCGTAGATTTTTGAAACCCCACTCTATAGAAATAACCTTTGCAACTCGCGTTCAACCACAGTGACAGAGATTGAGATCCCATTATTTTAAACACATGATCCAATTCCTGCCATTTTTATTGAATCGTTCATTACTGAATTATTATGATCTGATCATTCTAAATGTCCATATCCTTTCTCCAAAATAGATGTACTATGGAAtaattttgttgaataaataagTGGAATATACAACATGAGCAAATACAAATATTcgtttgtcatttatttaattatatcataCTCATATCAAGATTTGTTTATAATGTAAGTCCATTTTATGTTGAAATAAATTTCCTAAGCGTTCATAAAGTTTCTAGCGCCACTTTACATTCGAAGCGGATTAACAACGTACTGCTTGCTATTCCTAGTAGGGGCAGTATAGGATACCATTTAGAGCATATTCCATAACACAGGAACGCAGCAATAAAAGCGCGTGCACATATAGTACAACATGATGAGATACAGTAATGACATACATGTACAGCTGGCAGCGCTGGGCTCATTGTCACGCGTGCTAATCTCATTAATATTTACATGATATTGTATGAATAAAATCTCTTTCCCGAACAAACATCAGCACGAGTTCACAGAGTAACATCGGTCCTCTTCTTAATATTTcgttattttaaaacatacaaaatgtgatgCCTAAGGAAAACACCGATGGAATCTTACCATTTACATGCTGACCAATGTCACTGATATCGAAAACTCTTCGCTTGTGCGCGTCAAATGACCTTTTTTCCCAAATTGTGAAAGTGGATGAAGAAAATCCCAGCCGCAGCTGCAGTAGTAGGCCAGAGAACCTGAGAACACATTCATACCATCATCACTCTACcccttcaaaataaaaacacaccaaACACATGCATTATAACACCCACACAGAGAGGAACCTTTCCAGTGCGCGATGGCTGTGTCACAACATACCTCTCGGGTTACGACACGGACGGTGTACTTTTAATTTTCAATGATTATGGTTTCCTTGCTGTCGACCTGCCCCTGGTTCTGTTTCAAGCCCGTGACTGTATGTGTCTGTGAACAGCAGCCAATCGGCACGGCAACCCAACCCCCTGTGTGAGGAGCTCTCCTCAACTCCTGTGCTTCACTTTATCccaaaatacaattatatatttcataatacgCTCAAAATGTACGTTTAATCTAACATTTGGTGtcctattaataatattttaccacTCCCTTGCAAGAAACTGAGCTGTTGTACCGAGCTAACATTTCTACCCTCGAGTGGTATTTTCCTTAAATCACATATAATCCTATTCTGAAATCAACCTATGCATTGCATTTAACACAAACCCGGAAACAATCGGGACCTTATAAAAATACGCGATTTTATTCAAGTTCAGCCCTTTTGATCATTCAAGATGGAGTCTGCCGTGTGCTGGCACAGGCCACAAAGTGTTAAATTTCGAAGTGAAGTAGGGCTTTATACATTCAAGAAGTTGTGACTCGTTTTCAAAGACGCTTTTTCGCACTGGATAATTAAATGTCTGTGAGTGATAAGATATACACTGGCGTTCAGCGGTGCTGCGCAATAAACAGtggcatacatttatatatactaaGAGGATTTTGTGTAACAAACAAGGCATACAGAAATACCGCAGGCAACGAAGCACAAAGCACTTCTCGGTTTCATTCAATCACGTTTCTAACATATCAAAATGACATCGAACCTGTGTTGATCTTTATATTATCTTTATATTATTTGGACGTGTAAACGTGAACGGCGCATTTGGTTTCCTGCTCTGccgtttgtttgattttttttttctgaggagaGGGAAAATGGAGGAGTCCGACACCATCTCGACGTTTGTGGCCGAGTTTAATCTCGTGTGAGCGCGTGAATGTGACACTGGAGGTTTTTAATGCGACGAGTAAACAGATTTAGGCACCGTTTAAAAACCTAACAACGAAAAACATATTGGTGCTTAGCAACATGTCTGTTCCAAATCCTGCATAACTCAAAACCTCGGCTTAATAGTGAGGTTTATTATAAGGGAGGGCGTGTTTGAGGTTAGGGAACCGTTATCTTTTCGCCAGACGACGTCGTTAAATGTTTCTCGCTAGCACCTAAAATGTGATTTGCGAAAGATGTCAAAATGAGTGTGGAGCTGAGAGAGAAAGTGTTTGAGCGCTGTCTGTGGGCCTGCTGCTTTCCGCTTCGCCTGAACAGCGCCGCACCTGACAGAAAATTCACCCGAGCTCCAGTAAAGTTTCTCAACCTCGTTTATAACCTATGTATGATCTTATTGTTTCTCTGTCAATTTTAAAGCGTGTGAATACATATTTCTCAATCATATATGCCAGGCTGCTGCTGAACATTCAGGATTATAGGATTGTAATCCAACACACTGGCATCTAATTGCCCTAATCGCTATTaataattttgctttttttttctaagtgttTAAATTTGACCAATattgaaaatcattaaaaaatttattaattcttaataattacaaaattaaaaataattacaaaattaaatattgatgAAGTAAcacaatttaagtaaaaaaaaatgttgaagaaCTGTGGGACACATTTTTCGTAAAagatatgctgttcttttttattttaagtcatttttgtgggattttttattttaagtaatttttgtctgtttctgatgcagaaaaccTAGTTCATGCAtgcatgacctctagactggactattgtaatgcacttctaggtggttgtcctgcttcttcaataaacaagctacaggtagtccaaaatgcagcagctagcgtccttaccaggtcaagaaaatatgatcatattaccccaattttacagtctctgcactggctacctattaagttctgtatcagttataaattatcattacttacctataaggccctaaatggtttagctcctgcgtacctaactagccttctaccacgctacaacccatcatgctccctaaggtcacaaaacgctggacttttggtagttcctaggatagcaaa is a genomic window containing:
- the nsd1b gene encoding histone-lysine N-methyltransferase NSD2 isoform X1, translating into MDAALTDSCTSPPSPDFSLDSSSPFANGLHFESILFEDEDEDEVMNPEMESQLERVSCGSTKEHTTNSKLKTKLDVKSRNKISNAHTSLGQEAVFKDKSTSDSGLSSLVSRSAGIIMTKKTKKTKALPPVKYLEGEVIWAKFNRRPWWPCQVTVHPVEGVYHRIKEPPDRTNRQYFLKTFGEPEEQAWVPERSTHIFVGGYQFNNLPFVRGSGRQQDENTRHSIPKRFVNSWRASVLEAEALLLEKPRATTPCSDLTKTIPEGTTNNTENKLSVPVELPNFSPLTNGTVTQKDHLNTLPHNQGSKNKKKQRKSSTHLKKSEEFLYEKDKIMEALDSPYSDIDSVPQIRRCPKSTEQISKYCAVNNQSNSTSSQLTIANDKEVKKNVENQGGLWFSKTGKGQVNGGLSRAGIKSVNCSFGKVSCKIKMPDSASMKPKDNHTTGIEHLSTEARKALDRRVKCLPASSRLMTRALKAMEEAEWMKKQLVNQESASNVETENCVSFSDVMPETTDVDNHVPSQKMPTTARCDLKEDSKSNMRTQLSSDLLSCKDDANVVKSEDEASLISQAPVAFHSSKCKQERHASDSSSSSTQSLRLKMEDVENMKEITFKSLTNEQSGQPLSFHPDANYKFSTFLMMLKDMHDSREKDGTTLVIEPLPINELIKEEPSLILDVKDEMNTINTINQQKCQPGKTASKQKKKPKSRTNMTSGIQLTSTVSKNTQRPSKKICSKKKNSEITANIHSRDTFEELVSEHQPSSEEPETKFSANVPKKRWQKFDQVSDKALNVVECTCIQETEQLTSENCDVLVGDTNKYCPFVPGKETIINASENTQGNCQKNDIPTECKRIRKPSKRLIEWTEEYDQLFSTKKKAKKKESFTKVENNNCTGTVEKTSGESVQKPQVTEQGESRPLPELQTPPPEDRSTPSINPCQERQVLSVDTLTPPPETIPSPHAEICHKEELQKQNAIATGNGVCLSTKRQRKPTKKILESSIESEPILVPKRKVKSQKICSSGQSVNSGMGQQSSKSKNKLSFESVDTPTAPILESTEMETEVALAMANAVNPESAKDGSDDLKCSEPEMVESSCGLCSEKEENSQSDEGVSDKRLSVEKGGSTLLKENVCQACEKQGDLLLCEGQCCGVFHLQCTGLNEPLSGKFLCQECTSGIHSCFSCKSMGEDVRRCMLPGCGKFYHGECAASHGPTVPLNRAFRCPLHACLSCFITNPTNPSVSKGQLTRCIRCPVAYHANDYCIPAGSVTLTDNNIVCPNHFSPRKGCRNHEHVNVSWCFVCSEGGSLLCCESCPAAFHRECLNIDMPEGSWYCNDCRAGKKPHYKEVVWVKVGRYRWWPAEVSNPKDIPENILRMRHDVGEFPVLFFGSNDYLWTYQARVFPYMEGDANSKEKMGKGVDSTYRKALEEAAVRFKELQAEKELRQLQEDRQNHKKPPPYKHIKVNKPIGKVLIISADLSEIPRCNCKATDENPCGMDSECINRMLLYECHPQVCPAGERCQNQCFTKRQYCQVEIFRTLSRGWGLHCVHDIKKGGFVNEYVGEVIDEEECRARIKHAQENNIGNFYMLTLDKDRIIDAGPKGNEARFMNHSCQPNCETQKWTVNGDTRVGLFALTDIPAGTELTFNYNLECLGNGKTVCKCGASNCSGFLGVRPKNNPPSDDKGRKMKKKSQMKRKSQQEVIKEREDECFSCGDGGQVVSCKRPGCPKVYHADCLNLTKRPAGRWECPWHQCDLCGQEAASFCEMCPSSYCVEHRDGMLFISKLDGRLSCSEHDPCGPEPLEPGEIREYPPELMTTYPINFIRAAKTKSTTLNTTAVPQASSPPDAAPQVSFSPSRSPPPIDISLNCAYSPISSYEEENTEEEESLIQLEGDGEKGVTPDNSARLKIKKKTEV
- the nsd1b gene encoding histone-lysine N-methyltransferase, H3 lysine-36 and H4 lysine-20 specific isoform X2 — protein: MDAALTDSCTSPPSPDFSLDSSSPFANGLHFESILFEDEDEDEVMNPEMESQLERVSCGSTKEHTTNSKLKTKLDVKSRNKISNAHTSLGQEAVFKDKSTSDSGLSSLVSRSAGIIMTKKTKKTKALPPVKYLEGEVIWAKFNRRPWWPCQVTVHPVEGVYHRIKEPPDRTNRQYFLKTFGEPEEQAWVPERSTHIFVGGYQFNNLPFVRGSGRQQDENTRHSIPKRFVNSWRASVLEAEALLLEKPRATTPCSDLTKTIPEGTTNNTENKLSVPVELPNFSPLTNGTVTQKDHLNTLPHNQGSKNKKKQRKSSTHLKKSEEFLYEKDKIMEALDSPYSDIDSVPQIRRCPKSTEQISKYCAVNNQSNSTSSQLTIANDKEVKKNVENQGGLWFSKTGKGQVNGGLSRAGIKSVNCSFGKVSCKIKMPDSASMKPKDNHTTGIEHLSTEARKALDRRVKCLPASSRLMTRALKAMEEAEWMKKQLVNQESASNVETENCVSFSDVMPETTDVDNHVPSQKMPTTARCDLKEDSKSNMRTQLSSDLLSCKDDANVVKSEDEASLISQAPVAFHSSKCKQERHASDSSSSSTQSLRLKMEDVENMKEITFKSLTNEQSGQPLSFHPDANYKFSTFLMMLKDMHDSREKDGTTLVIEPLPINELIKEEPSLILDVKDEMNTINTINQQKCQPGKTASKQKKKPKSRTNMTSGIQLTSTVSKNTQRPSKKICSKKKNSEITANIHSRDTFEELVSEHQPSSEEPETKFSANVPKKRWQKFDQVSDKALNVVECTCIQETEQLTSENCDVLVGDTNKYCPFVPGKETIINASENTQGNCQKNDIPTECKRIRKPSKRLIEWTEEYDQLFSTKKKAKKKESFTKVENNNCTGTVEKTSGESVQKPQVTEQGESRPLPELQTPPPEDRSTPSINPCQERQVLSVDTLTPPPETIPSPHAEICHKEELQKQNAIATGNGVCLSTKRQRKPTKKILESSIESEPILVPKRKVKSQKICSSGQSVNSGMGQQSSKSKNKLSFESVDTPTAPILESTEMETEVALAMANAVNPESAKDGSDDLKCSEPEMVESSCGLCSEKEENSQSDEGVSDKRLSVEKGGSTLLKENVCQACEKQGDLLLCEGQCCGVFHLQCTGLNEPLSGKFLCQECTSGIHSCFSCKSMGEDVRRCMLPGCGKFYHGECAASHGPTVPLNRAFRCPLHACLSCFITNPTNPSVSKGQLTRCIRCPVAYHANDYCIPAGSVTLTDNNIVCPNHFSPRKGCRNHEHVNVSWCFVCSEGGSLLCCESCPAAFHRECLNIDMPEGSWYCNDCRAGKKPHYKEVVWVKVGRYRWWPAEVSNPKDIPENILRMRHDVGEFPVLFFGSNDYLWTYQARVFPYMEGDANSKEKMGKGVDSTYRKALEEAAVRFKELQAEKELRQLQEDRQNHKKPPPYKHIKVNKPIGKVLIISADLSEIPRCNCKATDENPCGMDSECINRMLLYECHPQVCPAGERCQNQCFTKRQYCQVEIFRTLSRGWGLHCVHDIKKGGFVNEYVGEVIDEEECRARIKHAQENNIGNFYMLTLDKDRIIDAGPKGNEARFMNHSCQPNCETQKWTVNGDTRVGLFALTDIPAGTELTFNYNLECLGNGKTVCKCGASNCSGFLGVRPK